Sequence from the Bacillus sp. es.036 genome:
TTGTAGCAAGAGCGTGTCGAGATGGGGAAATTGATATCTCGTTTGAAGGTGCTGAAATTAATTCGTCGCTTATCGCGGGAGGCCTTGCCCCGGATCTTCATAAAGAGCTTGATGCTGTTTCACTTTTTCTCGTTCCGCATCTTGATCGCGTTTACGATGAAATGATGAAGCGAAGCGCTCTACGTGGTGAAGATGGTCATAAATTTGTGAATCCGGAATTTTATGGTCAGTGGATTTCTAAGGAGTTTTCATCCGTTATTAATCCGGTAACCGGAGCCGTAACAAACTATGAACAGTTTGCACGACTCTTTTATGCAACGCATCATCCGGATTACAATGAAGGTCATCAGCTGATTTACCCAAATCCGGTCGGGATCTTCGTCACTACAGCGAACGCCGATTTACTCGGTCTTCATGCGATTAGCATCCAGCGAATTGATGCTGATCCATCTGGAGAAACGAGAGTCTACTTTTATAATCCGAATAATGATAGCGGACAGGATTGGGGCCAGGGCATTAAGTCAACGGTCCGAAATCATGGGGAAGAGGAAGGAGAAGCCTCTCTTCCATTTGATCAGTTTTTATCCCGTGTGTATGCCTATCATTATAATCCGAATGAAATGGGAGCCGTCGAAACGGTTCCACAGGAGATCATTGATCGGGTAACGACGCTCGCAAAAGAAAGCTGGGGACAAAAATACCAGTGGACCGATTTAGCTAATCCGTTTTTAATTTAAAAAGGCATGGGTTCCCTTCTTATACTATAGAAGGTGGACCCTTTTCTTATTAAGGGTTAAAGTAGAGAGAATAGAAGATTCACTAATCAGGAGGTACAGTTTATGGAAGCAAAACTAGTCATTGATGCACGCGCAATACTCGGGGAGGGACCCTGCTGGGATGATCAGAGTCAGCTTCTTTATTGGGTTGATATTGAAGGAAAGAAGGTTCATGCCTACAACCCGATGACGGCAGGTAATATCGAGATGAAGCAGGAGCAAATGGTTGGAACGATTGCACCACGTGAATCAGGTGGTCTTGTGATGGCGATGGCTGGGGGATTTTACGCTATGAATCTTTCAACTGAGAACGTAGAGGCGATTACCGATCCAGAGAGTCATTTGCCTGATAATCGCTTTAATGATGGAAAATGCGATCCTGCTGGGCGATTCTGGGCAGGAACGATGCATATGGAAGGGTTAAAAGGGGAAGGCGCGCTCTATTGTCTTGAAGAAAACCTTGAAGTGACAAAAAAAATCGATCATGTGAGTACGTCCAATGGACTCGCCTGGTCACCTGATACGCGCTATTTGTATTTTATTGATACGCCGACGAAAAAAGTCGTTCGCTATGACTACGATCTTTCCACAGGCGATATCCGAAATCCTGTTGAAGTGATTACGATTCCTGATGGCGAGGGTATGCCAGATGGTATGACGAGTGATGAAGAAGGAAATCTATGGATCGCTCACTGGGGAGGTTCTAAGGTAACAAGATGGAACCCAGATACTGGAGAAAGACTGCTAGAAGTTAGCGTACCAGCGTTGAATGTGACGTCATGCGTCTTTGGCGGAAAAGAGCGAAATGAGCTCTATATCACCACAGCGCGAACAAATACGAGCGAAGATGAACTGAAGCAGTTTCCGTATGCCGGCGGAGTGTTTCGTGTGAAAACAAATGTAAAAGGAAGTCGCACTTACGCATTCAAAGGATAACCTGTTTCCCTTTCTTCCTGTCTTAAAGTCTTTTATAATAAGAGGAAAATAATAGAAAAAGAGGGGCAGAGTGTGAAACTAAAATCATTTATCTCAATGGGGCTATTTTTACTGTTTTTAGCGGGCTGTTCGGATCAACCATCAGCGGTTGATGCGTTCGATACATACGTAAAGGACTGGAACAAGCAGGAGTTTAGTAGCATGTACGATCAATTATCTCCAGCAACACAAAAATCGATTTCGCAAGACGAATTCGTCGAGCGGTATCAGTCTATTTATGATGATGTAGAAGTTGAAGATTTGAAAGTAAGCTTTGAAAAACCTGAAGAAGAGGCTCAACCAAATGAGGAAGGAGAAGTGACCTTCCCTTTTTCAGTGTCGATGCAAACACTAGCTGGTGAAGTTTCATTTGATCATGAAGCAACGCTTGTCCTAACTGAAGGAGAAGATACAGACTCTTACGGCGTAAACTGGGATCCTTCGTTTATTTTTAAGGAATTAGAAAAAGGCGATGAGGTTGCGATTCGTTCTTCTGTTCCGGTTCGCGGTGAAATCACCGATCGGAACGGTGAAGCGTTAGCCGTTAATGGTACGGTTAAGCAAATTGGAGTGGTGCCGCAAGCCATTGAATCTGATCAAGAAAAGATTGTGGCTGAGCTTAGTGACGCTTTGAAGATGAGCGTAGAAGATATTGAGAATGAGCTTAATCAGGGCTGGGTGCAGTCTGATCCAACGCAGTTCGTTCCGCTAAAAAGCGTGATGGAAACAGAAGAAGAGCTTATTGCTGACGCTAGGGAAATTACAGGTGTGCAGATTAATGATACGACTGAAAGGATTTATCCTTTTGGTGAGAGTGCTGCTCATTTAACGGGGTATATTCGACAAATGCAGAAAGAAGATCTCGAGAAGTATGCAGGACAGGGCTATTCCAGCTATGAGAGCATTGGAAAAGCTGGCCTTGAGCAAGTGTATGAAGATGAGCTTCATGGTGTAACAGGCTGGTCCATTGAAGTGAAGGGAGCAGATCCTAAGAAAGTGATCGCTAGTAAGGAAAAGGTTGATGGTGAGAACATCCAGGTTACGATCGATGGCTCAATTCAACAGGAATTATTTGAGCAGCTTGGAAAAGATCCAGGTACAGCGGTGGCGCTCCATCCAACAACGGGTGAGACGCTTGCGTTAACAAGTTCACCTTCCTATAATCCAAATGATTTTACACTTGGATTTGACGAAGGCGAGTATGCGAAGTTAGCTGATAATAAGGACCTCCCATTTTCAGCTAAGTTTAATAAAACGTATTCACCAGGCTCAACGATTAAGCCGCTTACTGCT
This genomic interval carries:
- a CDS encoding SMP-30/gluconolactonase/LRE family protein, coding for MEAKLVIDARAILGEGPCWDDQSQLLYWVDIEGKKVHAYNPMTAGNIEMKQEQMVGTIAPRESGGLVMAMAGGFYAMNLSTENVEAITDPESHLPDNRFNDGKCDPAGRFWAGTMHMEGLKGEGALYCLEENLEVTKKIDHVSTSNGLAWSPDTRYLYFIDTPTKKVVRYDYDLSTGDIRNPVEVITIPDGEGMPDGMTSDEEGNLWIAHWGGSKVTRWNPDTGERLLEVSVPALNVTSCVFGGKERNELYITTARTNTSEDELKQFPYAGGVFRVKTNVKGSRTYAFKG
- a CDS encoding penicillin-binding transpeptidase domain-containing protein — translated: MKLKSFISMGLFLLFLAGCSDQPSAVDAFDTYVKDWNKQEFSSMYDQLSPATQKSISQDEFVERYQSIYDDVEVEDLKVSFEKPEEEAQPNEEGEVTFPFSVSMQTLAGEVSFDHEATLVLTEGEDTDSYGVNWDPSFIFKELEKGDEVAIRSSVPVRGEITDRNGEALAVNGTVKQIGVVPQAIESDQEKIVAELSDALKMSVEDIENELNQGWVQSDPTQFVPLKSVMETEEELIADAREITGVQINDTTERIYPFGESAAHLTGYIRQMQKEDLEKYAGQGYSSYESIGKAGLEQVYEDELHGVTGWSIEVKGADPKKVIASKEKVDGENIQVTIDGSIQQELFEQLGKDPGTAVALHPTTGETLALTSSPSYNPNDFTLGFDEGEYAKLADNKDLPFSAKFNKTYSPGSTIKPLTASIALRDGDLDPKAVEKIDGLKWQPDSSWGGYKVTRVKPADPEVTLEEALMHSDNIYFARKALDLGAEKFQKGLESFQIGQEVEFPFPTENSSISNGGLGENDILLADSAYGQGELQISPYQLAMTYTTFANDGVMLKPTLRVSEESAEAFEVISSEIASIVSDDLGKVVSDPEGTAYDPVVKGISLAGKTGTAELKAAGEEEGPENGLFVAYNTDEKDLLIAMMVEGASSHDITGKVKDVFVEMQ